GCGGGTGGGGCTAAAAGACGGCGCCGCCACCCAGGTAACGGAGGGGGGGCGTGTCTTTGCACCGGTGGAGGCCCCAAACGACTCTCTCTGGGCGGTTCGGAACGACGGGTCTTTCAGCCAATGGGCGGCCGTTCAGAATCGGACTGCGAAGTCCCTCACCGACTTCGAGCGGGCGCGGTTTAAGAAAATCGCGCCGTCCCCAGCGGAAAATACGATTGCGGTTCTGCTAAATGTGGACGGCACACAGCGGCTTTACCGGGTGGACCACCACCGGCGAGACCGGGTCCGACTGCGCCCCTGGATCGGCCTACAGGACGCGGTGATTTATGACGTCAGCTGGGGGCCGGACGGTCGCTATCTCCTTTTCGCGGCCGATCTCGACGAGACCCCTGACGTGTTTGCCTTCGACACCAAAGATCACGAGGTCCGGCGCCTGACGAACGTACGGTTCGGAGCCCTGGAACCGACGTTGTCTCCCGATCGCGAGACGGTCGCCTTCGTCGAGTACCAGCACGAGCGCCACGAGCTCGCGCGGATTCCCTTTCGCCCACAGGCGGCTCCCCTGGTGGACTCCACGCGAGTTGTCCGGGGCGGAGAGTCGCCTCAGCCGCCGCCCCGCGTGCAGTCCACCGAGACTGCGGACTTGGGCGCCGGCCGCGCGTACGAGGCATGGCGTCACCTTGCCCCCCGGATGGTCTACCCTACGCTCTCCTACGATCCGGACGAGACCGACCGCCCCGGTGCGGCTCGCTTCGAGCGCCTTGGGGTGGGCGTCGGGCTAGGGGTGGCCGGCAGCGATCCGCTGGGGCGGTGGCGGTACCAGGGCAACGGGTTTTGGCAAGACGGCCGGTTGTGGGGCTCGGCGACCGTGCAGACGGGCCGCTGGCTCCTCCGCCCGTCACTGACGGCGTACAACACCCCCGACACGCTCCCGGTCCGACTCGAAACTGGGAGAGGGCTGCGTGCCGCACGGATCGGATTTGAAGAGCGGGGCATCGCCCTTGGGACACAAATTCCCATCCGCCTTCAGTCGAACGTGTACCGGAGCGCACTGTCCCTGTCGCTCGGGGCCGAGTATCGACAAACCCGGTACTTTGGTTCGGCCCTGAACGTGCTGGCAGAGGACCAGGCGGCTCGTCTGGGGCAATGGCGGGACCGCATCACCTTGTCCCCGCGCGGGGCGTGGGGGCATCGCGTGCAGCAAAACCCCCGAGATCTGGTTCCCAATCAGGGCGTGGTGGTGCAGTCCCGTGCCGAAATCGATGCCTGGACGGAGGGCGTGGCGGCGAGTCGGGCCTTGATCTCTGAGGTGGACGTGTACCTCCCGTTGTTCCTGAGAAGTCACACTGGGGTGCGGCTGGGGGCCGGTGTGCTGTCCCAAAATGCCGGGGCGGTGCTGGGGACTGATCAGTTCATTCCCCGCGGCTACGAGGATCGATCGCTCGGGGCAGGGTCGTTTGTGCGAGTTGGGGCGGAAGTCACACAGCCCATCTGGTACATTGACGACGGGTCGACGCTCGTTCCTTTCTACGCGAAGGCGCTCTATGGCTACGGCTTTGGGCAGGCCCTCACGCGGGTCGACTCGTCCGGGCCGACATACTCTTCGTTCGGGGCAGGAATCGGCTTCCAGTTCCGCTTCTTCTATGCGCTCGAGTTTGATCTACAGGTTGGCGCTGCGGTTCGGCTTGAGCCAGGAGACGTGGAGCCCGTGTGGCGCTAGTTTAGGAGTAAGCTCTCTGGGGGTTGGGCCTGGCTGAACGAACTTGTGCGCGGACGGGGCGTTCACCTCATCGCATTGACTGTTCATCAGTCTACCCCGCCTGTATGGAAACGCTCCGCTGTAAGACGTGTGGATGTGAGAGTCTGCGTCCGATGCAGGTCGTCTTCGAAGAGGAAGATCAGTTCGACAATCTGCTCGGTGAGGAGCAGGAGTCTCGCTTTTACAGCTGCCAAGTCTGCGGCGATAACTGGCTGTCCGTGAAGGAAAAGACGGCCGATGGCGAGTGCACCATTACGTTTGTTCACCAAATGGAGACCTCTCCCATTCTGAAGCGTGTGGCCCACATGTCGAACGCAGTCGTCATCTCCGACGACAGCGTTGACGAGTGGGAATACTTTAAAGGGGACGAACTGGTCGACGAAGACGAGTGGGAGGACCTCCTTTCGGATCGACGCGACACGCTCAAAGCCACATGCGTGAACTAGAATCCAGTAAGGATCCCGCGTGAACTACGTTTGAGCCCGTTGTCAAGCCCAGGGCCTTTGGTCCTGGGCTTTTCTGTGGTTCCAATGGCCACTATGCTGGATTCAGGGTGCTCTCGATCGCTTCCGTGAGGTCGTCTCGGGTAAACGGCTTGCTGACGTACTCGTTGAAGCCTTTTTCGAGGAAGTCCTCTCGGTCTCCCGGCATGGCGTAGGCCGTGAGCGCGATTGCCGGGACCTGGCCCATGCCGTCCCGTTCCCGGATGAGGTGAAGCAAATCTGTTCCTGTCTGATCCTCACTGAGGTTGATGTCGAGCAGCAGGACCTCAAAAGCGGTCTCTTCCACGGCGGACAGGGCCGCCTCGACACCGGGCACCACTTCGGTTTCGTATGATCCCTTGAGCAGATGCTCCAACAGGAGTTGAGTCTCTGAGTTGTCTTCTACGGCCAGAATGCGGGGGTTCTCCGATGCGGTCATAGATCGAAAGAAAGGTGGGGGTGAAGACCGAGAAAAACGTGAGCCGACGAGTGCCGTCTACGGGCTCTGGCTCATACTGGTACGAGTGAGGTGGGCATCAAAATCAGATACCGAATGCGTGCGTGACCCCTAAGATCCAGGCGGTCCCCGTTTACATCAATCATCATGCCAGGCTTCAAAGAAGATTCGGCATCTCCCGACACGCTACAGGGCCCAGCGAACCTGTAGTCGAAGCTCGCGACGTCGGGACCCTTTTACCTGATTGAGCCCGGAGCCGATCGTCGTTCGGTTCTCGTAGCGGGTAACCCCGTACTTTGCCTCAAGGGTCAACGAGGGAAATGGCTCGTACTGCACGAGGGCGTAGGACCGTCGGCCTCGATCAAAGAAAACGGGGGCCGAGAAGCTGTATCTGAGGTCATGCTCGTAGGCGTAAATGCGGGCCGGAAACCCGTCCGTATCGAAGAACGCAATCCGTGCGTCGACGGTGAGAGTAAAATGGGGCCTCCAACGAAGTCCTTGGGACAGGAAGAACCCGCGTGAACGCGTGTGCGGGGTTGTGTGCTGGGACAGCTCGAGGCGCGTCCGGGCGGTCAGGGCGTCGCTGAACGAGTACTCGGTATGCCACCGCGTCGAGTACCGGCGTTCTCGCCGAAGGCCTTCGAGGGACCGACCGGTACGGCGGTACTCCGTGCCCTCGTCGTCATCCTGCACACGAACCTGAATGTAGCTGGAAAGCCAAGGGCGGGGCTCATAGTCAAGGACCACACGCGCCTCCCATCCGGTGGAGGAACGAGGCACATTGAATTGGAGCCAGGGGGCACGGTATTGATCGAGGTAGGCCCCAATGCTCCACCTCGGGGCCAGTTG
This is a stretch of genomic DNA from Salinibacter grassmerensis. It encodes these proteins:
- a CDS encoding response regulator encodes the protein MTASENPRILAVEDNSETQLLLEHLLKGSYETEVVPGVEAALSAVEETAFEVLLLDINLSEDQTGTDLLHLIRERDGMGQVPAIALTAYAMPGDREDFLEKGFNEYVSKPFTRDDLTEAIESTLNPA